A genomic window from Gossypium hirsutum isolate 1008001.06 chromosome D12, Gossypium_hirsutum_v2.1, whole genome shotgun sequence includes:
- the LOC107945871 gene encoding G-box-binding factor 3 isoform X1, whose translation MGSSDEGKSSKSDKSSSPAPPDQTNIHVYPDWAAMQAYYGPRVPMPPYYNSAVASGHAPSPYMWGPTQAIMPPYGTTYATIYPHGGVYVHPTVPMGSHGHGVPSSPKAAPETPTKFSGNTNGGLMKKLKGFDGLAMSIGNSTAENAESGAEPRPSLSAETEGSTDDSDGNTTGADQTRRKRSREGTPAIAGVEGNNEARSKPVAALEATATISPKPVGSVLPSGMTTSLELSNPPAKSSPTNVPRVMTSEIWLQNERELKRERRKQSNRESARRSRLRKQAETEELARKVEALTAENTTLRSEINQLTEKSEKLRLENATLVEGLKNGELGYAKDIIMNKKADKEGEMYEKKSNSGAKLHQLFDPSPRADAVAAS comes from the exons ATGGGTAGCAGCGATGAAGGAAAGTCATCTAAATCTGACAAATCATCTTCACCGGCACCACCG GACCAGACCAATATTCATGTCTATCCCGATTGGGCAGCCATGCAG GCATATTACGGTCCTCGTGTTCCTATGCCACCATATTATAACTCAGCTGTGGCATCTGGCCATGCTCCTTCCCCCTATATGTGGGGGCCAACACAG GCTATCATGCCACCTTATGGGACAACTTATGCAACAATATACCCACATGGGGGAGTTTATGTGCATCCTACGGTTCCTATG GGATCACATGGTCATGGCGTTCCATCATCACCTAAA GCAGCTCCAGAAACACCTACAAAGTTCTCTGGGAATACAAACGGAGGCTTAATGAAGAAGCTGAAAGGGTTTGATGGCCTTGCAATGTCAATAGGCAATAGTACTGCTGAGAATGCTGAAAGTGGGGCTGAACCCAGACCATCTCTGAG TGCGGAGACTGAAGGTTCCACTGATGATAGTGATGGGAATACAACTGGG GCAGATCAAACAAGACGGAAAAGAAGCAGGGAGGGAACCCCAGCCATTG CAGGTGTAGAAGGGAATAATGAGGCAAGGTCTAAACCAGTCGCTGCACTAGAGGCTACTGCAACCATTTCTCCTAAACCAGTTGGATCCGTACTTCCTTCTGGCATGACCACATCTTTGGAGCTTAGTAACCCTCCTGCCAAGTCCAGTCCTACAAATGTACCTCGTGTAATGACATCTGAAATCTGGTTGCAG aacGAACGGGAGCTGAAACGGGAGAGGAGGAAACAGTCTAACAGAGAATCTGCTCGAAGATCAAGGTTGAGGAAGCAG GCCGAAACCGAAGAGCTTGCCCGAAAAGTTGAAGCCTTGACCGCAGAAAACACAACACTTAGATCCGAAATAAATCAACTAACCGAAAAATCCGAGAAACTAAGGCTAGAAAATGCTACATTAGTG GAGGGATTGAAAAACGGTGAACTAGGATATGCAAAGGATATAATTATGAACAAGAAAGCAGACAAAGAGGGTGAAATGTACGAGAAAAAGTCGAACTCCGGTGCCAAACTGCATCAACTCTTTGATCCGAGTCCGAGAGCTGATGCTGTGGCTGCTTCGTGA
- the LOC121224120 gene encoding eukaryotic translation initiation factor 1A: MPKNKGKGGKNRKRGKNEADDEKRELIFKEDGQEYAQVIRMLGNGRCEAMCIDGTKRLCHIRGKMHKKVWIAAGDIILVGLRDYQDDKADVIMKYMPDEARLLKAYGELPETTRLNEGVAGGIDEDDDGAGDDYIEFEDEDIDKI, encoded by the coding sequence atgcCAAAGAACAAAGGAAAAGGAGGAAAGAATCGGAAGAGAGGAAAGAACGAAGCCGATGATGAGAAACGAGAACTGATCTTCAAAGAAGACGGCCAAGAATACGCTCAAGTGATCCGAATGTTAGGCAACGGCCGATGCGAAGCCATGTGTATCGACGGAACGAAACGGCTCTGCCACATCCGTGGCAAGATGCACAAGAAGGTATGGATAGCCGCCGGCGACATCATCCTCGTCGGCCTTAGGGATTATCAAGATGACAAAGCTGACGTCATCATGAAATACATGCCTGATGAAGCTAGGCTTCTCAAGGCTTATGGAGAACTCCCGGAGACTACGAGATTGAACGAAGGTGTCGCCGGCGGAATTGATGAGGACGATGATGGCGCCGGCGATGATTATattgaatttgaagatgaagataTAGATAAGATCtga
- the LOC107942955 gene encoding BTB/POZ domain-containing protein POB1, translating into MKDQLNSDLFDPRNEMDSDYSRGSAGSGGDFGFAFNDSNFSDRLLRIEIMGGPSDCLPDGEGCTSIADWARHRKRRREDMKKENVLDLSLCPEEQVLNDGQPDMDDAAGCENQDEEAVAMVEETQSGDEEANSNESSWNMACSTVLRVKTLHISSPILAAKSPFFYKLFSNGMRESEQRHVTLRINASEEAALMELLNFMYSNTLSVTTAPALLDVLMAADKFEVASCMRYCSRLLRNLPMTPESALLYLDLPSSVLMGEAVQPLTDAAKQYLASRYKDMTKFQEEVMALPLAGIEAILSSDDLQIASEDAVYDFVLKWARTQYPKLEDRREVLGSRLARFIRFPYMTCRKLKKVLTCNDFDHEVSSKLVLEALFFKAEAPHRQRSLAAEESATLNRRFIERAYKYRPVKVVEFELPRQQCVVYLDLKREECANLFPSGRVYSQAFHLGGQGFFLSAHCNMDQQSSFHCFGLFLGMQEKGSVSFAVDYEFAARSKPTEEIVSKYKGNYTFTGGKAVGYRNLFAIPWTSFMAEDSLYFINGILHLRAELTIRH; encoded by the exons ATGAAAGACCAATTGAATTCGGATCTGTTTGACCCGAGAAATGAAATGGACTCGGATTACTCCCGTGGTTCCGCCGGTTCTGGTGGTGATTTCGGTTTCGCTTTCAACGATAGTAATTTCTCCGACCGGCTTCTTCGGATCGAGATTATGGGAGGGCCATCCGATTGTCTTCCTGATGGAGAAGGTTGTACCAGTATCGCCGATTGGGCTCGACACCGTAAACGGCGCCGAGAGGATATGAAGAAGGAAAATG TTTTGGATCTTAGTTTATGCCCTGAGGAGCAGGTTTTAAATGACGGCCAACCAGATATGGACGATGCTGCAGGCTGCGAAAATCAAGATGAGGAGGCGGTGGCGATGGTTGAAGAAACACAATCAG GTGATGAGGAAGCTAATAGCAATGAATCGAGCTGGAATATGGCTTGTTCCACAGTTCTGAGAGTTAAAACATTGCATATTAGCTCTCCCATTTTAGCCGCAAAAAGCCCGTTCTTCTACAAA CTTTTCTCAAATGGGATGAGAGAGTCAGAGCAACGACATGTTACCTTAAGAATCAATGCCTCTG AGGAAGCTGCTCTCATGGAACTTTTGAATTTTATGTATAGCAACACCTTATCCGTAACCACAGCTCCTGCCTTGCTCGATGTGTTGATGGCTGCTGATAAATTCGAGGTCGCTTCTTGCATGAGATATTGCAGCCGGCTATTGCGCAATTTGCCTATGACACCAGAGTCAGCTCTGCTTTATTTGGATCTTCCATCAAGTGTATTAATGGGTGAAGCTGTCCAGCCATTGACTGATGCTGCTAAACAGTATCTTGCTTCCCGTTACAAGGATATGACCAA GTTCCAAGAAGAGGTAATGGCTTTGCCGCTAGCTGGGATTGAGGCAATATTGTCCAGTGATGATCTCCAAATTGCATCCGAAGATGCTGTGTATGACTTCGTTTTGAAGTGGGCCAGGACTCAGTACCCAAAACTCGAAGACCGAAGGGAAGTTCTCGGTTCACGCCTTGCACGCTTTATCCGTTTCCCTTATATGACCTGCAGGAAACTTAAGAAGGTGTTAACATGTAATGATTTTGATCATGAAGTTTCATCAAAGCTTGTcctcgaggccctctttttcaaAGCTGAAGCCCCACATAGACAACGAAGCTTGGCAGCAGAAGAATCAGCCACCTTGAACCGTCGTTTCATCGAGCGAGCTTACAAATACCGACCCGTTAAAGTAGTGGAATTCGAACTTCCCCGTCAACAATGCGTCGTATACCTAGACCTCAAGAGAGAAGAATGTGCAAACTTGTTCCCATCGGGACGTGTCTATTCTCAAGCATTCCACCTCGGCGGACAAGGCTTCTTCCTATCGGCTCATTGCAACATGGACCAACAAAGCTCGTTCCATTGCTTTGGGTTATTTCTAGGAATGCAGGAAAAGGGTTCGGTTAGTTTTGCGGTGGATTACGAATTTGCAGCAAGGTCGAAACCAACAGAGGAAATCGTCAGCAAATACAAAGGCAACTACACATTCACCGGGGGCAAAGCTGTTGGGTATCGGAATTTATTCGCCATACCATGGACATCGTTCATGGCTGAAGACAGTCTTTATTTCATAAATGGTATTCTTCATCTTAGAGCTGAGTTAACCATTAGGCACTAA
- the LOC121203017 gene encoding uncharacterized protein isoform X2 has product MSYRFFFRKTFSEKHNFNLSFPSHFISSSFPLRPSTSASPPHRCASSSWVINSLVRHLFSRFIEGLQGGTRLWSLCCYCSIGIFEGDDKARCIGYHITNSS; this is encoded by the exons ATGTCTTACAGATTttttttccgtaagacattttccgaaAAACACAACTTCAACCTCTCATTTCCTTCTCATTTCATTTCCTCCTCATTTCCTCTTCGTCCATCAACGTCAGCCTCTCCTCCTCATCGGTGTGCTTCTTCTTCTTGGGTTATCAACAG CCTTGTTCGTCACCTCTTCTCGCGATTCATCGAAG GACTACAAGGAGGAACCAGATTATGGTCGCTATGTTGCTATTGTAGCATCGGCATCTTTGAGGGAGATGATAAAGCCCGGTGCATTGGCTATCATATCACCAATAGTAGTTG A
- the LOC121203017 gene encoding uncharacterized protein isoform X1, whose protein sequence is MSYRFFFRKTFSEKHNFNLSFPSHFISSSFPLRPSTSASPPHRCASSSWVINSLVRHLFSRFIEGLQGGTRLWSLCCYCSIGIFEGDDKARCIGYHITNSSWSVDDDKCF, encoded by the exons ATGTCTTACAGATTttttttccgtaagacattttccgaaAAACACAACTTCAACCTCTCATTTCCTTCTCATTTCATTTCCTCCTCATTTCCTCTTCGTCCATCAACGTCAGCCTCTCCTCCTCATCGGTGTGCTTCTTCTTCTTGGGTTATCAACAG CCTTGTTCGTCACCTCTTCTCGCGATTCATCGAAG GACTACAAGGAGGAACCAGATTATGGTCGCTATGTTGCTATTGTAGCATCGGCATCTTTGAGGGAGATGATAAAGCCCGGTGCATTGGCTATCATATCACCAATAGTAGTTG GTCTGTAGATGATGATAAGTGCTTTTAG
- the LOC107945871 gene encoding G-box-binding factor 3 isoform X2, whose protein sequence is MGSSDEGKSSKSDKSSSPAPPDQTNIHVYPDWAAMQAYYGPRVPMPPYYNSAVASGHAPSPYMWGPTQAIMPPYGTTYATIYPHGGVYVHPTVPMGSHGHGVPSSPKAAPETPTKFSGNTNGGLMKKLKGFDGLAMSIGNSTAENAESGAEPRPSLSAETEGSTDDSDGNTTGADQTRRKRSREGTPAIGVEGNNEARSKPVAALEATATISPKPVGSVLPSGMTTSLELSNPPAKSSPTNVPRVMTSEIWLQNERELKRERRKQSNRESARRSRLRKQAETEELARKVEALTAENTTLRSEINQLTEKSEKLRLENATLVEGLKNGELGYAKDIIMNKKADKEGEMYEKKSNSGAKLHQLFDPSPRADAVAAS, encoded by the exons ATGGGTAGCAGCGATGAAGGAAAGTCATCTAAATCTGACAAATCATCTTCACCGGCACCACCG GACCAGACCAATATTCATGTCTATCCCGATTGGGCAGCCATGCAG GCATATTACGGTCCTCGTGTTCCTATGCCACCATATTATAACTCAGCTGTGGCATCTGGCCATGCTCCTTCCCCCTATATGTGGGGGCCAACACAG GCTATCATGCCACCTTATGGGACAACTTATGCAACAATATACCCACATGGGGGAGTTTATGTGCATCCTACGGTTCCTATG GGATCACATGGTCATGGCGTTCCATCATCACCTAAA GCAGCTCCAGAAACACCTACAAAGTTCTCTGGGAATACAAACGGAGGCTTAATGAAGAAGCTGAAAGGGTTTGATGGCCTTGCAATGTCAATAGGCAATAGTACTGCTGAGAATGCTGAAAGTGGGGCTGAACCCAGACCATCTCTGAG TGCGGAGACTGAAGGTTCCACTGATGATAGTGATGGGAATACAACTGGG GCAGATCAAACAAGACGGAAAAGAAGCAGGGAGGGAACCCCAGCCATTG GTGTAGAAGGGAATAATGAGGCAAGGTCTAAACCAGTCGCTGCACTAGAGGCTACTGCAACCATTTCTCCTAAACCAGTTGGATCCGTACTTCCTTCTGGCATGACCACATCTTTGGAGCTTAGTAACCCTCCTGCCAAGTCCAGTCCTACAAATGTACCTCGTGTAATGACATCTGAAATCTGGTTGCAG aacGAACGGGAGCTGAAACGGGAGAGGAGGAAACAGTCTAACAGAGAATCTGCTCGAAGATCAAGGTTGAGGAAGCAG GCCGAAACCGAAGAGCTTGCCCGAAAAGTTGAAGCCTTGACCGCAGAAAACACAACACTTAGATCCGAAATAAATCAACTAACCGAAAAATCCGAGAAACTAAGGCTAGAAAATGCTACATTAGTG GAGGGATTGAAAAACGGTGAACTAGGATATGCAAAGGATATAATTATGAACAAGAAAGCAGACAAAGAGGGTGAAATGTACGAGAAAAAGTCGAACTCCGGTGCCAAACTGCATCAACTCTTTGATCCGAGTCCGAGAGCTGATGCTGTGGCTGCTTCGTGA
- the LOC107948196 gene encoding uncharacterized protein: MGSDTSWFIIIIIVIIVNISSSIVGGSADSYDPQALKALFRHYANLTLANHHTGAEHKVNLPSNFTGMEVSVKRLRSGSLWTRGTDSIYVKIPPNVKTLPYVKRLAIVYDNLGNWSSMYYNVPGYSLVSPVIGFDVYDYSDLTMIMDGNLTLSVEGELISIHFPYLKAGDKNTTLLKCVGFEPDGSVEFKNWTNDNVCKVKKAGHFCVVAEMPAVTEEKEGRAWKWWVIGFGIGIVGIIVLVSMGMVVMLKWRKIEITKMEKESDTSVALDTFWVRGDHKMPCASMIRTQPTLEHDFVP, translated from the coding sequence ATGGGGTCTGATACAAGCtggttcatcatcatcatcatcgtcatcatTGTTAATATTTCTTCGTCGATCGTTGGTGGCTCAGCCGATAGCTATGATCCACAAGCTTTAAAAGCTCTGTTTCGTCACTACGCGAATCTCACATTGGCAAATCATCATACAGGTGCTGAGCATAAAGTTAATCTCCCTTCTAATTTCACCGGCATGGAAGTTTCCGTTAAGAGGTTACGTAGTGGGAGTTTATGGACTAGAGGAACCGATTCCATATATGTTAAGATCCCACCTAATGTTAAAACATTGCCATACGTGAAAAGATTAGCTATAGTTTATGATAATTTAGGGAATTGGTCCTCCATGTACTACAATGTTCCTGGTTATTCATTAGTTTCTCCGGTTATCGGTTTCGATGTTTACGATTACTCCGATTTAACCATGATAATGGATGGGAATTTGACGTTGAGTGTTGAAGGCGAACTGATTTCGATTCATTTCCCTTATTTAAAGGCTGGGGATAAAAACACCACACTGCTTAAGTGCGTAGGATTTGAACCGGACGGGTCAGTTGAATTCAAGAATTGGACCAACGATAATGTTTGCAAGGTCAAAAAAGCCGGGCATTTTTGCGTTGTGGCGGAGATGCCGGCGGTGACGGAGGAAAAGGAAGGAAGGGCTTGGAAATGGTGGGTGATAGGGTTTGGGATTGGAATTGTGGGGATAATTGTGTTGGTTTCAATGGGGATGGTGGTGATGTTAAAGTGGAGGAAAATCGAGATCACAAAAATGGAGAAGGAATCTGATACATCGGTGGCATTGGATACATTTTGGGTTAGGGGTGATCATAAAATGCCTTGTGCATCAATGATTAGAACACAACCAACACTTGAGCATGATTTTGTTCCTTAG